Genomic window (Psilocybe cubensis strain MGC-MH-2018 chromosome 1, whole genome shotgun sequence):
CGGGTCGATGAGGTGGCGATCGACATCCTCGACGGCCATGCCACTGGCTGCAACACCGACATCTGCACGATTTCcgaacagcagcagcagtcccAGTGTACTCGCGTTTGGGAACACGTCCGGGCAAGAGTTTGATCCCGAGGAGCCGTTACCGACCTTTGAGATACAACCGGCGATGTTGGCTGTCGATTTGTCGCTTGCGCCGGGGGAATCTCGCAGCTGTATGTCTATCTAGCTTTCTATTCAGAGTCCGGAATTGGGGTGCTCAGAAACTGTGTTTCCAGATACGTATACTGTCAAACTTCCGGACAATTTGCCACCCACTTTCAAGGGCAAAGCTCTAAAGTTTAATTATGAACTTATCGTGGGCACCTGCCGGGCAGGTCCTTCAGGAGGAAGCGGAGGTGGGGTCAGTGCGAATAGCATCAGTCGCGTGATGAAAGTTCCAGTGCGAATTTACAACCACGTCGCTGGTAAGTTCTTGAAcgattctttttttcattttttttttgaaaagtctGCATATTGACATGTCCCCGAAATGATGTCATAGTTGGTCATTCCATGAAACCGTATGATCTGCTGTGGCCGGTCAGCCGTAGACAGGATGCTGGTATGCCTGGTACAGAGGCCAaggttgaagaggaaggaaacgAACTTGACAGGCTTTCGTCGGGCGTAGCTCGACTCCCTGCGTGTCAGTATTAGTTCCATCTGGATCATTATATCTGTTTTACTGActtctcttcttcaaagCCTCGACACCTTCATCATCCGCTTCGACTAATACACGTGAATCAATACAAGAATATGCGCGATCGCTATTGGCTTCGTTGCCAGAACCTGTTCCGCAGGAAGATGGTGGTTCTTCATGGTCCTCGACCGATGGTGTGCTAGATGGCcagggagaaaaaatgatTAACACGCGAAGAGCCGAGGAACTTCGAAGGACAGAGAGTGAAAGGGAGCGCGTGGAGGAAGTTAATTTAACGGGATGTCGAGAGGCTGTGGAAATTTTGACTCGAAATCCCAAAAAAGGTACTACTGACTCTCAATCAAGTTGTAGGATGTTGCTAATTCCGTTGTCTAGCTTCATATGATGTTAATAAGGATGGAGTCAAAGTTGCTGTTCTTACTTTCACAAAATCTGCGTATCGTCTTGGGGAGACTGTGACAGGAGTGGTGGAGATTAATGAACGAACAAGCAGAGCTCGAGTTCTAAAGGTATGTTTGTACTAGCACTAAAAAAGTTCTTTACTAAGGTGACATATCGCTTCAAGTTGTCAGCCATTCTTGAATCCCATGAGACATTACCTTCAACAATATCACCTCCATCAAGTGCAAAACATCTTCGCCGAGCGCATGCAGAATCGCACTGTTCATTCACCCTTAACACCCTCCGTACGACTTTTTCCCTCGACATCCCGTCAGATGCCAGTCCTGCTTTCCAGGTCCGCGTCGGAACACCAGTCAGCTCTCCTTCATCCCCACATCACACGCAGCCGCCGACACCAGGGGGTTTGGAATGGAAAGTCCGCCTGTGTTTGTTAGTGGGTATAGCTTCAGAGACGTCACACACCGGTGTCCAAAACGTGCGCTTCAAAAGTCTCATGCGGGACGGTCCGCGGGGGGAATGGGGTTCGTCATGGCGCGCGACTCCTGGGAACGCGCCCCTAGAAAAACCGAATCTGAAACTTGAAGCGGCGCGcgcacaacaacaacaacgcgCCGCCCAGCAACTGTCCTCTCCCCGAGCGTGGTCACGGTTTATTGTATCGTCCATCCTATATGGATCGCAGAGCAATGACACCGCGGAGAGGGAGTATCATGACGGTGATGTTTTAGATActgacgaggaagatgggGACTTGTTTAGCGGGGACGCTGATGGCGATGGTTATGATGGGATTATCCCTGACCTTGCGGGTGgtgttggggttggggtggATTTCTCTGGTGGGGAGGAAGGTTGGCGGAATGTGAAGCTCGAAACTGTGGAATGTGAGGTGCCTGTGAAGGTGTTCCCTGGGAATACTGCTTTCAAGGCGCTGGATGTCGTATTTGATGTCTGATTTCTTCAGACTCCCGACGCGCCTTTCACCCGAAGGTAAAATCAACCGGTATTTCTCTTTCAAGTGGATAAGGATGGATGTATGTATTCAggttttttctcttttctttctcttttctttatttctatttttttttctcactCCTTTCTTTATTCTCTTGTTTTATTTGATTGCATCGTCTCATCCTTCTGAAATCATTTTTCTACTCAtcatttatttttatcaTCTTCATGGGTGGCATATTGCAAGTGGAATTCAAATCAATATTTTATATACATGTTAAGATTTTACGAAGCTATGAATTGACACAGCGATCAACGTCAACCTATGACGCAATCAGCATCTGATAGACTACAGCACAATACTATATAAGGTGTATCCCTTTCCAAATTGAGATACCTAAAAAAGAAGAGGGTTTTGTCAATACTAAAGGGAGATATGCCAACTTTAACAAAAGTGCACCATCTCCCCTTTGAAGTGGTGGATTGAAACTTCATTGTACCCAAGCACATCTCACCTCAAGGCAAACCGTCACTGGATATATCTTTGAGTTGACTCAAAACTTATGACTTGTTCAGCATGGTACCAGCGTTCTTGCATGTTACAATATCAAATACGGCGATGAACTGACCACAAGGGACCCAAATATTCAGCTCCGATACTGTAAGAGCCAT
Coding sequences:
- a CDS encoding RAB6A-GEF complex partner protein 2; its protein translation is MPGITSTNDADSPVRIVVTPSQSSFFAGESFSVTITFTNTRSTEAGPSKPTPHSHKRGAHSISSAPLARPPTSPGTPRSAAIHTPVRSKVVEEVPRRKGFIGKGKPLSSSETLPDLIEQRRKKQLVPKALSVSITPFELEGQLADGVTSLSAPYSQRSFIQSASSSTPTTPHVSSPLARTDSLPLASNHPHARKQSLLDGQFSLDVLSPTTSTPPLPYTPTSSTSTFSLALDPIAEATMSPYPSTPAIGSPTIEPVSFTPHTPTADVPSPNSVYAYPPPRPTNHRPTPIGLGQPSNSPRGYLHPPRSAFATTFPPPNTELILYSYAQLSGTIQITPVPGALPTPEQSQTLNAVRGALLSRSVLGGGSMDITSTMSATSPASPKPRLRQTHSRSSSFSAGLLSILSPTSLVSSIASPSPPASATHSRSGSMRWRSTSSTAMPLAATPTSARFPNSSSSPSVLAFGNTSGQEFDPEEPLPTFEIQPAMLAVDLSLAPGESRSYTYTVKLPDNLPPTFKGKALKFNYELIVGTCRAGPSGGSGGGVSANSISRVMKVPVRIYNHVAVGHSMKPYDLLWPVSRRQDAGMPGTEAKVEEEGNELDRLSSGVARLPASSTPSSSASTNTRESIQEYARSLLASLPEPVPQEDGGSSWSSTDGVLDGQGEKMINTRRAEELRRTESERERVEEVNLTGCREAVEILTRNPKKASYDVNKDGVKVAVLTFTKSAYRLGETVTGVVEINERTSRARVLKLSAILESHETLPSTISPPSSAKHLRRAHAESHCSFTLNTLRTTFSLDIPSDASPAFQVRVGTPVSSPSSPHHTQPPTPGGLEWKVRLCLLVGIASETSHTGVQNVRFKSLMRDGPRGEWGSSWRATPGNAPLEKPNLKLEAARAQQQQRAAQQLSSPRAWSRFIVSSILYGSQSNDTAEREYHDGDVLDTDEEDGDLFSGDADGDGYDGIIPDLAGGVGVGVDFSGGEEGWRNVKLETVECEVPVKVFPGNTAFKALDVVFDV